In Microcoleus sp. FACHB-672, the genomic stretch GTTCCAGAAAAGTTGGTTACCCACCATCCCTGATCCATCCGGAAAATACTATCTTTACTAGCTTTAATTGGCAGCGTGACATTGCGATGGACTCTACGATCATTCACGTCAATTTCCATTGCGCCATCTGCAACTAAGAAGGGGCCGAGATCGCGTCCTGCCGCACCTCTAGCCACAAAATCAGCGAGCTCGCCCGTGACGCCTTTCGGTAAGTAACCATCTATCATCAGCGGTTCAGTGTAAGCTTGCACGACTTTGCCATTTCGTAGATGAACCGCTAATAAGTAAGACTCAAACGTCGGCCATACAGTTTGATCAAAAAGAAAGTTGCCTAACGTCCAGGCCACAAGCGATGAACTATCCCAATTGAAGCCACTCACTACATGAGGGTGATGATTGATGACCAATGTCGCGCCAGCCTCACGAGCTGCAATTGTCAGCCGGCGTAAATTCTCACTTGGTGTGTGCTGGTACTCGTTGCCGCCGTGAATCATGAAGACTACAGTTTTATACCTTGCTTGGGCTGACCTAATTGAATTGCGAATTTGATTCTCATCGCAACTTGCCGCTCCCCCTTTGGGCTGAGCATCTAACACAACATAAGTCTCTGGGTGTTCTGCACCAGAAATGGTTGTACAGCCAAGAAATGCGATCACTTGCCCACGTATGTTAACCACTGCCGGCGTCCAAGCTTGCTGCTCAGTTGAACCGGCACCAAAGTACCCTGCCCCCGATTGGAAACCTGCTTGATTAAGAGCCTCTTGTGTATCCTGAATTCCCTGCTCTAGCACATCATAGAGATGGTTATTAGCAAGACCTATCACATCGATACCAACATGACGTAGAGCTTGAGCAGCCATAGGGGCACTGGCAAAGACATAGTCTTTAGTCTGATGGAAGTGTGGAGGGCGGCGGAGCTTAGGGTTAAGATAAGGCTGGCTAGTCAGGGGAGATTCCAGATTACTGATAGTGAGGTCTGCGTTCTCCAAGAGGGGCTGAACATATTGAAGTAGTGCCTTGTGTTCATCAATTCCGCTGTTGGGCTGTAGTAGACCATCACGGGTGTTGCCATCTTCATTGGGATCGTAGAAGCGGCGTCCCAACATGACATCCCCGGTAAAATGCAGGGCAATGGTTTGACCATCATTAGGCGTTAAGCGTATAAGCACGGTTGCACTAGGGTCTGCTGCTCTCGTCCGTGAAATAAAGCTAGTATGTTTAACTGTGACCCATTGCGGATCGGCTTGTGCGAGTGCAAGCTGGAACCAACCATTTGAGTCAGTCTTGGTTTGCCCAGATGATATTCTGACTAATGCTCCAATGACAGGCTCTCCATCCAGGCTAACAACACGACCCTTAATTACCTCTTTCGGCTGTGATGAGACAGTTGAAGTTAATTTACATCCAGAACACAAGAGTGCAATTGATAATATTGCGATACAGAGTTGACGCATACTAAAAAGTGGGCAAACTACTTGAGCCAAAAGGCTAATCGATTAAATAAATTTGTCTGTTTAGGAATGCTGAGAATTACAGGCATTCCGCTAGCTGCCATCAGTTGATTATTGTTTTCGGGGGATAGGTTACTAAGGGTTAATTGTACATAGACCGATTTACTCTTTGAATCTTTGGTTTGCGTGACTCCAATTAAATTGGGTGGTGAAGTGGCTGGGTCAATCTTAGTAATATGAGCTTGATACTCTTCATTGATAGTAGGAATGAGAACTGTAGCAGGTTTGCCAATGCTAATTTGATCGGCTTGATCTTTGGTTAAATAAGCATCAATAGTGGGCGGTACTTGTTCTCGTTGCCATACCATGACTGTTTCGCGGGGTCTCACTGGATTACCCGATGCCTTAGTTACTCTCACGACTGACCCTGGAATTGGAGCTTTATACACTACAGAGAAAGAATTACGAGAAAATAAGGTTTTATCTTGCGAAGGCTGTAGCAGATATTGGCGTTGAGGTTCAGAGATTTGCAGTTCTTGCACTCGTTGATTTAGCAATTGTTCTGAAGCACGAACTTTTTGTGATACTATCTGCACAAGTTGACGTTGTTTTTCAACTTCAACTGTAAAGCGGGGTAAGTCACTAATTAGGTTCTCGCCATCGTAAAAGTTTCCCTTTTGTGCAGATTCAACTGAAATTTGAGCAACTGTATATTGAGATTGGGCTTTTCTGAGCTTAGCTTCTACATCAGCAAACCTAGATTGAGTAGATTCAAATGCTTGTTGGCTCACGGCTCCTTCTTGAACGAGGCTGGCAAATCTTTCTAAATCTTTTTTTGCTATTTGATGTTGTTCGGTTTGGGCTGCAACTTCGGCACGAGCAGAATCAAGTTCAGTTTGACTAATTTTTTGATAAGATTGCTGCTTTTCAATCTCTTGTTGGTTGAGTAATTCAGCTTTCCTTAAATTAGCCTGAGCTTCAGCTAACTCTACCCGACTCGACTGAATCTCCCGATTCAGAGCATCTATATCTCTTTCCGCTAACTCATCATTTTTGATGCTGAATAAGGGCTGTCCGGGCTTTACATTCATACCCTCATAAACGTAAAACTCATCTAAAATTCCCTGTTCTTTAACAATTACAGATTCAACTGGAGAAACTACAGGCCCGGTAGGTTTAGCGACGACTGCTGATTTTATCTGCAAGTTCGTTAATGAATCATAAACTGCTTGTAAGCTAAAATATCCCAAAACACCCCCAATTACTACATAGATGCCGGTGTAGAGTACGCGCTTTGATCGCAAACGTGGCCATGCAGAATCAGAATCTTGAGAACGTTGAGAGCTACTAAAGCTAGGTTCAGGAAGCTGATTAGGCTGATTTAGAAGCGTGATTTTTCCTTTGTGTATCTGGTCAATCGTATCCTGTAGTAAATCTTTTTCCAGCTTTGTGAGATTGAGAAACTGCGCTCCGAATTTGTCTCTACGAGCAGATAACCAAATCACCTCAATTAAAGTAGTGATTTGAATATTAGTGAATTCCTTACCACCTTTGTTCAGATTAAGTTGTAACTGGAGTGGCAAGCAATCACCAGTCTTCACATCTTGATCGAAACCAACGATTTTGAACCCATTTGTACTCCAGTTTTCAACTTTATACTGGCGTTCTTCAATGAGTACCAAAGCAGGTTCATTGGTACGCTCATGTTGCCTCTTTTCTTCAACTCTTTTGTTCATTGTTAACTCGCTTTTTTATTGCAAAATTTTAGTTGCTAGAGGGGCTAAATAAGCTGATACCGTATTAGCTACAAAAAGAGCAATTAATGCGGTTAGTAGATTCAAAGTCATGTAATTTATAACTTTTTTGTTTGCATACAAAATACTATCATTCACATACGACATCATGGCAATAATTACAAAAAGATTGCCACCTTGAAAGGGCAGTATATCAAAACCAAGATTTATAAACAGAAACTCTGTAGTCCAGACAAACAAAGTACTGAAGAACTATGCCACAACATAGCGTTTTAATCTTAT encodes the following:
- a CDS encoding CapA family protein, which codes for MLIRLTPNDGQTIALHFTGDVMLGRRFYDPNEDGNTRDGLLQPNSGIDEHKALLQYVQPLLENADLTISNLESPLTSQPYLNPKLRRPPHFHQTKDYVFASAPMAAQALRHVGIDVIGLANNHLYDVLEQGIQDTQEALNQAGFQSGAGYFGAGSTEQQAWTPAVVNIRGQVIAFLGCTTISGAEHPETYVVLDAQPKGGAASCDENQIRNSIRSAQARYKTVVFMIHGGNEYQHTPSENLRRLTIAAREAGATLVINHHPHVVSGFNWDSSSLVAWTLGNFLFDQTVWPTFESYLLAVHLRNGKVVQAYTEPLMIDGYLPKGVTGELADFVARGAAGRDLGPFLVADGAMEIDVNDRRVHRNVTLPIKASKDSIFRMDQGWWVTNFSGTGSLRLGRDLLWVGGFEDEIADEQHQGKALWAFTGVDKLEDAKYAYEGKGGVRLQRKGFNESDVILSPIHRILVEPGSELSIVGMMRSRKDVQSSLQISWYSQTRGKSQAKQMKPLIVTQDNTWTPFRLNVTVPRNTVALGLYLRLQAPKQGEATADFDNIRIIRWQPPGTPFSLLYNYAKVTGTGELTLRKEFLPGAETLVNLDNPSPLDLLQQ
- a CDS encoding HlyD family secretion protein, giving the protein MNKRVEEKRQHERTNEPALVLIEERQYKVENWSTNGFKIVGFDQDVKTGDCLPLQLQLNLNKGGKEFTNIQITTLIEVIWLSARRDKFGAQFLNLTKLEKDLLQDTIDQIHKGKITLLNQPNQLPEPSFSSSQRSQDSDSAWPRLRSKRVLYTGIYVVIGGVLGYFSLQAVYDSLTNLQIKSAVVAKPTGPVVSPVESVIVKEQGILDEFYVYEGMNVKPGQPLFSIKNDELAERDIDALNREIQSSRVELAEAQANLRKAELLNQQEIEKQQSYQKISQTELDSARAEVAAQTEQHQIAKKDLERFASLVQEGAVSQQAFESTQSRFADVEAKLRKAQSQYTVAQISVESAQKGNFYDGENLISDLPRFTVEVEKQRQLVQIVSQKVRASEQLLNQRVQELQISEPQRQYLLQPSQDKTLFSRNSFSVVYKAPIPGSVVRVTKASGNPVRPRETVMVWQREQVPPTIDAYLTKDQADQISIGKPATVLIPTINEEYQAHITKIDPATSPPNLIGVTQTKDSKSKSVYVQLTLSNLSPENNNQLMAASGMPVILSIPKQTNLFNRLAFWLK